CATACTCTTTCCCAGCGGGAAGTAACGCCTGCATCACCTTGGTGGCATTACCAATTCCAATAGGGAGGACTCCTGTGACTCCAGGGTCCAGTGTTCCGGAGTGCCCCGCTTTGTCCACATCAAGTATTTTTCGTACCCATGTGGAGACCTCGTGACTGGTAGGTCCGGCCGGTTTGTCCAGACAGATGACCCCGTTCTTTAGTAGATGCTCAACAGGAATCTCCTTCGGTGAGGAAAACCCATAGGCCGGGTCTGTTGTAACATTTGTCACTTTGATAAGGGTCTCACGCGGTCTATCAGCAGGGAGCATTTCCGGCAATCAGAGACCTCCCCTCATTATGGACTAATGATGCACTTGGACCTTGGTTCTGAAACGCTCAAGCAAGTCTGCGTTCTCAAGTGCCTTGAGCACATCATCATCACTTGCCCCTTCTTTGATGTCAATTTTGAGAGTTAAGGGCTCAAGATGACGTATATTACAGCTTCGCCGTCTGACACCATTGATCTTCTTCGGACCAGTTATCATGACGAACTTACCATTCATCTGCTGGATCACAACACAGTAGCTTCCAGCCTCTCGACCCATTGTCTTTA
This Candidatus Thorarchaeota archaeon DNA region includes the following protein-coding sequences:
- a CDS encoding 50S ribosomal protein L14e gives rise to the protein MTLYETGRVCVKTMGREAGSYCVVIQQMNGKFVMITGPKKINGVRRRSCNIRHLEPLTLKIDIKEGASDDDVLKALENADLLERFRTKVQVHH